The genomic window ACCTAGCATAATAGGTGCTGTGATGAATAAACATTTACGTGGATTGACTGTTCACTTCCTGTGAATCTTAAAATCATCCATAGGAAGGAGAGTAAAAATATGTCTACACTGCAGGTCCTGGAAGGGTTTGGACTGGTGTGGTGCTTACTCAAATATTTGGGAGGTGCAAGTTGTATTGGCCCCCTAGCTACAGGCTCCCTGTATGACCATGGCTAAGTTGACAGTGAACGAACAGAGTAACTTTTGACTCCCTAGTTGCCAACCAATAATCAACCATTGTATAGAATTGGGGAAAAATCCATGCAAGGATGGTTGAGGATCAGAATTTTTCATTTAATCATATCAGATCCAGACTGGAAATTCTAAAATTTGCTCCTTGAGGAAATGTGGATTAGGAATAATACTTAGAAGGAATTGCAACAGATCCTCGAAGCCGAAGGAATTGGAAACTATTCAAAGCAAGGTTTATGGAAATCAAGGCGAGAGTTTCTATAAGATGGTGGACCATGCATCCTCGAGAAAGTGCCACCCGTGTGCTAGCAGTGTAATTTTCACAGGCGACcatgcattcatttatttacttgagAACTCCGGAGCTCTCTAAATTCAGCCATCCAGTCTTCCATCTTTCTTCCAAGGCCTAATGGGGAAACCCCTATCATGGGTCTGCCAGTGAGGCAATGGAAATTTCCTGACCTCACAGAAGTCCTTGTGACAGCATTGCCACCCCTTTAGGGCCTGGAGACGTCACAGAGGCCCCCCAGTCTGGGCCCCGTGGCTTCCGGAGGCTTTAGGGGAGCGGGCCAGCTGCTCTAGATACTTAGTCCTGGCCGCAGTGGAGGCTGTGCTGCGCTGCGCTGCGCTGGGAAGCCGAGGTGGGCCCGCCCCTAGGGTGTGGGTTGGGTGAATCTTGCTGGTGCAAGGCAAGTTTCTGGAAGGAAACAGGGCAAGCGAATTGTACAAGCAGGCCACTTAAGTTTTCTTTCACGAAGAGGCCCGCATCTTGCCAAGCCTCTTGAGGCTTGGTGGCTGGCCCTCCCACCAGACCGGTTGGGGGGAGGGTCCATGAGGAGGCTCCCGTTCAGAAGTATGACCTGAGGTGATATCAGGAGAATGGCTCTCGTGAATAGAAAGTGCATCTGTGACCTTTGCTCCTGCGGGAGGCATCACTGCCCACATCTCCCTACCAAGATTTATGAGAAGACAGAGAAACCATGCTTTTTCTCCGAATACACCGAGAAGTATCCTACCTATCATTCTTACACGCCCCGAGAGTCCTTCAAACCCAAGGTGGAGTACCAGAAAGTAGCTATACCAATGGAAGGCCTGTCCACAACAAAGAGAGACTATGGAGCTTACAACATAGTGCCGGTGAAACACCATCTTCCCGAGAAGGTCACTCCAATTCAAGACGAAATGGATTTCCTCACAACCTATAATCAACACTACAACTACTGCCCTGCCAGTCGAGTGAACCCCATCAAACCTCGAGACAACAGACATCAGTGTAATGACAAAATGGAGTGTGTGCCTACGTACAAAGCTGATTATTTACCTTGGAACCAACAGAAAAGATCTTTGATTCGTCCACCGCAATCATACCGTCCTGCGTCCTGTAGGTTTGATCATAGAACCACACACCAGGACGATTATCCCATAAAAAATCCTGTGGATACTGTGAGTTACAAACCTCCACCTGGGCCCAAGCTCTGCAACCTCCCCCTGGAGAGTATGACAAGCTACAGATCGAGCTATGTGGCCCATCCTGTGGAGAAGCGGTGTGTGCATGAGGGAGAGAAGTACAGACCATGTGAAATTCCTTTTGATGGCCTTACCACCCACAGAGATTCCTACAAGGGTTTGATGGGGGAACCTGCCAAGAGCTGGAAACCTGCACCAAATCACCCTGGGTTAGAAATACCTTTTGCATCCAACACTGAATTTCGAGAAAAATTTCAAGCTTGGCCAACACCCAAGATTATCCCCAAAGAGCCCATTCCCTACATCCCTCCCGAAGGGAAGATGGATCTTCTGACAACTGTGCAAGCCGACTACAAGTACCCCAATGGGGGTGCTCCTGCTCAGTCCTGCCGTCCAGGTCCAGTCATCCATATGAAGAAGAGTGACAAATTTGAAAGCACCACCACCAACAGAGAGGATTACAAACACTGGGCCAACAACCGCCGAGAGCCAGTCAAACCTGCTCCCCAGCTGAAATTCCCCGAAGAACCTATGGATTACATGACCACCAATCGTGCCCACTATGTGCCTCATGCACCAGTCAATACCAAAAGCTGCAAGCCAACCTGGTCTGGCCCTCGAGTAAACATCCCCTTAGAAGGTCAGACCACCTATTCTACCAGTTTCACTCCTAAGGAAATTCAAAGGTGCCCAGCTTCATACTCGGAACCCCCTGGCTACATCTTTGACGAGGTGGATGCTGTAGGGCACAGGATGTACAGGCCAGCTTCCCATGCAGCTTCTGGAGAGAGCAACCATCTTGGCTTTGGTGATGCATAAAGAATTGCCAGTCCCAGCGTGTCATTGGAAAATGGTTGCTTAGAAATCGAAATGGCACAGCACACTAAAAGCAAACAATTGAGGATTATTAATTGAACAAAAAGGATTccccaaaatgaaaacaacataaACTAAACAACAAACTTCATTGTCAATTTCAGGACATTTGAATGGAATAAAAATCACCTAAACAAAACGATATGGAGCTACCAGCACATCGACTCCTTTAACGCTTCCTCGACTGTACTTCCCCAGCCCCAGTAACATTCCTTGCTTTGTGCTCATGAAATCAAAGCTGGTCTCaagaaaatatttctctgatCTAGGtgcattttattaatttgatcCTTTGCCAAACTTGAAGTgtcaataataaaatttatattggGGAAAATGTAAAATGGTGTGATcattcatttttgcttttttaattttcctttaagaAGTTTTGTAGCtagctgggcagtgttggcacatgcctttaatcctagcatttgggaggcagagagaggcaggtagatctttgagttcaagtcTGTCTcttccacagagtgagttccaggacagccaaggctatacagtgaaaccctgtcttgaaaaaccaagcaCAAAATTTTTGTATGTTGTGGATAAAACCAGATCCTTATATATGCTAAGCCAGTACTACACCCCTAACCCCTTTAATTCctttttatcacacacacacacacacacacacacacacacacacacacacacacatacacacacacacacacatataattttacattgggttatatacatatatgtatatttgtatgtattggatatatgtatataatccaATGTAAAATTTATCCGAGTATAAAAACTTTTACTGTAAGAAATATGCTGTAAGAATATAAATTTATCCGAATATAAAACTTTTACTGTAAGAAACTCACCTTAGTTTCTAGGCAAACTGTACATATTGGTttgaaatgcagaaaaatatatgGATATTTTCGTATACctgtactgaaaaaaaaacaaagcataaaataTGCACAAAAGTAACCCCAAGCCCATTAGCCCATTAGATTTGGTTTAAGTAATGTAGCAAAACTAGATAATATGTAGATATAAGGTGAAGTGAAAAAGATTACTAAGTTTTATATGGTAAAATTTTTAAGTTTAATTCAtatattctgtctctgtctctctctcccatatATAGGTTCTTGTGTGCATATTCTGGCTTccacttttgtgtttttatgggattcctgagtgagCAAAACAAGTTGATCTCTGCATCTATATCTGTTTCTTATGCCTTTTCTTGGgctatttccttttgtttgtttgtttttaatttttattggttattttgtttatttgcattttaaatgttatcctctttcctactATTCCCtctggaaacctcctatcccatcccctccccctgcttctatgagcatGCACccccactcatctacccactcctacctccctgctctggcatttccctacactgggacatggagtctttccaggaccaagggcctctcctctcactgatgttcaacaaggccgtcctctgctacacatgcgactggaaccatgggtccttccatgtgtactccttggttggtggtttagtccctgggagctctagggggtctgGTTGTTTTACCCTATTCCAAtgtattacttttttgttttatattttattttattatccattagaagcctatttgttttctattgagagacagaaaggggatgTGTATGGATGGAGGGATGTGGGGAGGGAAACAATCAGGATAcactatgtgagaaaaaatgttttcaataaaagaaatctGATTTCTGTGAGGAttgttttggcttggtttggttttcctgagacaggattatgtgtgtgtgtgtgtgtgtgtgtgtgtgattgtcctggctgtcctggaacactcactttgtagatcaggctggccttgaactcacaaagttctgccggcctctgcctcctgagtactgggattaaaggcttgtaccaccacacctggtttgaggaatcttttttttaaagatttattgattattatatgtaagtacactgtagctgtcttcagatacaccagaaaagggcatcagatgattgtgagccaccatgtggttgctgggatttgaactcaggacctttggaagagcagtcagtgctcttaaccactgagccatctctccagccccaaggaatCATTTTTAACATGTAACTtttcgctgggcggtggtggcgcacacctgtaatcccagcactctgggaggcagaggcaggtggatttctgagtttgaggccagcctggtctacagagtgagttccaggacagccagggctatacagagaaaccctgtcctgaaaaaaccaaatccaaaaaacaaaaacaaaaacaaaaacaaaacaaaacaaaacaaaaaaagtacctTTTCAATATATCATGATTATTTAATAACATATTTATTAATAGATTACATACTTATATTGAGATTTCACTCATACTTATATTGATGATGGGTTAGAGAAAATATCGACATTTCGATTATTTAAATGTCAATTAAAGGTTAAATTGTGTATTATTGAATTCTGATTTTCCTTGTATGTGAGAAGTATTGagtattgtcttttttttccttagagaagGTCTCATGTATTCTATGTGCCAACTCCCTATGTACCACAAtggtcttgagttcctgcctctacttctgggAAGCTAGGTTTATGTGAGGTTGGGCTTGGAACCCATGCACTCGATGCCTTACATCCCAACTCACTTCTCCATTTGCAACAGATTTGTATATAGTTAAACCTTTACTCAGACTTCCTTTGGGGAAATAGTCTGCACATAtaaaaatagatttctttttataagaaaaaatcaTTGAAATTCAAACGAACTCAATATTCATGATGTGGCTTCTTTTTATAATCTAAATCACACTGGTGAGAAACTTTGCTAACTGTAATCTTTCTGGTGCCCGGTGAAAGGTTATTACCTGAAAATGATTCCACAAAGAGGCAGACATTATGTAAATTGTTGTGGATCATAAAAATGAATGTCTTctcttagaaaataaacataagcGGTATGTTTATGGGGAGCTAACTAAGAATCTTTCTTCCAAGGACTTTTATTTTTACCATCTATGCACTCCCccttaaaaagcaaagaaatacaaACACCTCTAATGCTACATTTTGCCATTATTGTTTTATAATTAAGAGCTGAGGAGGCAGTACTTTAatgagaaaaaacagaaaaatcttaattaaaaagatttattattctaCACTTTGCAAACATATTCCCTTTTCATCTACCCGTTCTTTGCTCATTTGCacatttgtggttttttttttttttttttttttttttggtatttttgagacagggtttctttgtatagccctgactgttctggaactcacactgtagtccaggctggcctcgaacacagaaatccatctgcctctgcctcccaagtgctgggattaaaagcaggcgccactactgcctggcacatttgtgtttttttaatggTGCAATAATGTTATGTCATAGTACTTATATGATCTCTACTTTAAACTTAGAATAACTTATTTCGTGACCACAGTTAGAAGGAACGCAGGTGGGATGACCAGAGCAGCAGCTAGCACAAAGGAAAACTGCAATTTTGCAAAGCAGTCTGTGGGGAGAGCAGACTCCAGACTTCCTGGCTCTGTCTTCCTCGGGCCTAATTCCTGAGATCCAGACTAGGGTCTTTGCCTTAGGGTTTGGGCTCGCAACTGCAGACCACGCCCACAGCCCAGACCCGATCCTACAGCTCCTGGCCTGGTGCAACCACCGCAGGCCCCGCCCCACAGCTCCTGGCCCCGCCCAACAGGGTTAGGCCCCGCCCCTGATCCGggtcctgctttaccactccagGCCTTGCCTTACTGACTCAGGCCCCACCCCGTCTCCCCACAGTCAAGGCCCCGCCCCTCCACCTTGGCCCCGCCCTGCTCGCCCGCCATATTGGTCCTTCTGCCCAAGCCTCTCCCTCTTGGAAGTGCTCTCGACGTTCCGGAGTCTGTGGCCCACTTTCTGCTCCCATTGCACCCAGGCGTGTTGGCGAACAGCTCCCAGGTTTTCCTGTGTGTGTCCGCAAGGTGAGCAGGGGTCATCATGCTATTTGAGGTCCGGCCAGAGCTGGTTTAGAGCTCGTGCAGCCGGAGCTGAGCAGCTGGAGCTGAGGGCCGCCGGAGCTGCGGACGAGCCTAATAGGCGCGGGTCTGTAGACTGCTGGGCATCAGGGGTAGCTTGTCCCTTAGTCTCCTAATGACTGAAGTAGGAAGAAAGATGGCTTTTCACATTCAATCACGGGAAGAGGAGCACACACCCAACCACTCGGGacatacacgcgcgcgcgcatgcacacacacacacacacacacacagactgaccGACTAGATAGGAAGACAAATCCCTTCCTAAAACATCTCAGGAAAGAGATATACCCCAAACACTTGGGAATAGGATGGTGGAACCATGCTCACAGGATCAATCCAAATACCTGGGTAGACGTTTATACACTAGTCTTTTCCCTAACCACACGGGGACACCTACTCGGGACCAAACCTTGAACTGGAGTGACTGACTAATGCTGGGGGGAAAGCAAGCTTGTGTTATTTGAGTTTGGTGACCTCTGACATACTACCCTTTGACCCACCCAGGTgagggagcttggaagataaaatCAGGGCAAAGACCATGTAGGCGGTTGGGAACATTGTCAGATATCAGATCTTGGCTGAGGTTTCAGAGTCGCGTTCCTTTCTTCCATCTTAGTGAAAAAACCAGAGGAGACTTTTAAGTACTGATCAAATGGTTGGTGAACGTATtatggttctgttttgttttgttttgttttgtgatgacACATCCCGTGATCATACTTCTTTTGAGGAATAACTTCTGCAAGTTTCCAAATTGGCACGTGACCAGTCTTTTCACAGCGTCTTCATAAAATCAACAGACtgaatttggtttttgttttgttttgttgctgtaaGTTCTGTCTTTTTCCTTGCTAGCACCACTGCAATGGAAAATCCCTACACTGCCTGAAATCTTAACTAGAATTGAAGGAAACCCAGGGCTTTCAACTAAGGactatttccctttttcttttcattctttttcttccattgctGGAGACCAAACCTAGGGACTTGTGGTTTGCTAAGAAAGAGCTGTACCCCTGTGCAAAGTTCCCAACTCCTCTCTCAGCTAAGGGACCtgctttcactttatttttttagaatcTGAGATCAAACTTATCACTACTTGTGTAGCACCCCAAGTAACAACATATACGAGTGTCCTATCTTCGTGTCGTGTATGGCAGGGTCTTCTTGCTTTTTGGGTTCTTCATGTGCATTGTAGTGTTTCATTGTACTGAAGCATTTATGGTTTGGAAGTTTACTTATTTAGAACATTAGAGGAATTTGAGGATATTTGTGGTTTATTTTCTGGAAGGTTAAAGTAGACAAGCAAAAACCAGAGAAAGCATCCATTGTTGGAGAGTAGGAAATTAGTAGGTGGTGATCTCTTTTCCAGCCTGATCCTTTTACATTCCCTCCATCCAACTACTTCCATTTTATACTATAGTACTCTGAAGTTCTCTTAGTAAtagcaatttcttttttctaaccTCCCTCAGTCTTTTTTTCTTGAGGGGGGGAGTCCTACTCCAGCTCACATGAGCTGGTTGTTTGAGGCAGTATTCTCTGTGCACCCTTTCATTTTCCTGGTGTTTTCAAAGCAATGGTTCTGTTACAGATGGGAAATTTGCTAGTGCCCAGGAGGGTTAGATTTTTGTTTCCAAGGTCACCTAGGGAGTGAGGGAGCTGTGTTGAAATTCAAACATGTTTGTGGGCTTTTTGGAGTAGTAGTTTTGAACTCAGAGGCAATTTTATCCTCTCAGgggatatttgaaaaaaattggaGAGAAAGCATTTTTGTTCATATTCCAGGTTACACTGGGCTTCTGTAGTTCTTTAAGCACAATGCCATTTTACTGTTTAAGAtagcattttttattattttaaaagcttgCTGGAGGAAAAATTCTCTAAGGTTTATGAATACCTggtaacagatttttttttttttttaaaagctggccTCAGTATCGCTGTTATGAAGAGGCTGGTATTGAATTCCTGATTCTACATTCTGGTATTCTGGTATTACAGGGATATGTTACCCACACACAGttttagaatctttttttttttttaaagacaaaatgacggggctggagagatggctcagtggttaagagcactgactgctcttccagaggtcctgagtacaaatcccagcaaccacatggtggctcacaaccatctgtaatgggatctgatggcctcttctggagtgtctgaagacagctacagtatacttacatataataaataaataaacctttataaaaaaagacagaaatgacAAAAACTTTTAAGCTACTAGGCACCTCTGTAGTTAACTTAGGAAGTTTGGTTTTTCATTATTCTCATCCACAGGTATTTTTTTGTGGGGCACTTGTACAGAAGGAAGACTAGTGGCAAAGCTTCTACCTTTCTGAAGCTGGCAGTCTAGTAGAAATCATAAGACCATGTTCTTACGTAGTCCTAGAACACAATTTATTGTTTGGACTACTTAGCAGTAGAGGTCAGGTGTAATTAAGGAATGAACACATCCACACCCAGCACAGAAGTACATGTGTCACGGCATTTTTTTCTGGACACACTTAGATGGGGCGAAGAACAGCTGCTGAGTTCGTTAAAGCTTTCTAGTACAGTTGAGTTGGGCATGTGTccccttttatttattcatctatatctttctttattttggtttttcctagacagggtttctctgtgtagccctggcagttctggaaattactctagaccaggctaacctcagactcactgatatcttcctgcctctgcctctgcctcctgagtgctgggattaaaagcacatgTCACCACTGCctcgtcaatttttttttaatataatatattaatataataggATCTCCCTGTGGTTTCAGCTGGCCATAGATCAGGAGGCTGGGCTGCAACTCATAATCCAACTCAGCCCTttgccagtgctcttgactgttgagccatttctccagcctacaTAATTTTCCTTTTGGTCTTTTTCAGCCTCTTTTTTTACCATGCTTGTCTGAGACCAGGTGTCAGTTTTTACTGTTAGGTGAGCTTTTCGCATGGGGGATGGGTGTATATGTATCAAAAAGTGTTGACTCTCCTGAGGATTTCCTGGGAAAACATTCTCGTGGTCAGTAGGTTTGTTTCTGGGTGTGAGTATGTGTCTTGCTGCTCTAATATAGTTAGGTCaccacatttctttctttgtagaaAGACACACTACCTCTTAATGTCTGCAAGAGTAAATGGATCAGGTGAGATAGCAAATCATTAACTGCCACGTAATTCTGCCCTGGGCACTTTGTTGGTTAAGGAGCTGGAGGAAATAGGCCAATTAGAAGTGGTGCCCAGTGAGGCTAAGTTGAAAGCTGTGTAGATAGTAAAAGCTAGATAGCATAAGAAAATAGTGTTTGTGACTACCAGGCCATCCTTCCACTGAGGCCTTTTATTAAAGGGTTGCTGGGAAAGGAGGGGCTGAAGTCTGAAAGTGCCTCAGGGAGTTTGGTGGGAAATCTGGAAGCCAATGAAAGGTCAGATACTGAGGCTGGACACCTGGAGCCTGCTaggtatgtatgtgggtgtggttGGGTGTCAGGCAGGCCTGTGGCAATCCCAAACCTGCTTTGCTTCAGGGTGCCTGGGCTGGTTAGAtaacttggagaaaaaaaaatctgtttcccAATGTGACTCTTGGTACTGTACATACTGTGTTGTGCTCTGGGTATTTCCACATTCTGGATTTTTCCATtacattttgttaatttttgacCCTGATGATTTCAAGCTGTAGAATGTCATTTGCATTGGAAACGTAgacaggacttggagatgtagtCAGTGGTTGTTAAGTAAGGTCTGTATAAGATAGAGGGAGAGTGTGTTTCAGAAAAAGTGTAGAAGTGAAGCAGGCAGGCCTGGCTTCATCCGCCATGGACACAGATTTCACTTTTGTCTGAGGTTGAAGGCATTATGATTGCCATTGTGTTGACGGGGATGAGGACAGTGTGGAAAGACTTCACACATTCATTccatgacaatttttttttttaatctaagagTGAAGGGTAGCAAAACAGTATATAAAGGCTCAGGTTTGGTGATTTGGATTAGGTGTAGAGTACAGTGGTTAAGTAGCCTCTAAGAGGCTGTGTCTCAGAAGCAGCTGTGTTAGCAGAGTTAGCTAAATTGGAAAATGCCTCACACTTATTTCAACATCTCACTGAGTAGAACTCTAAAAGATAGGAGTGTTGAGTGATTATAACAGGTCCAAAGAGGCCAGGCATggcatgcctgtgaccccagcgtTTGGGAGGGATCAGGACTTCAAGGGCATTGTTGGCAATATAGGatgttcaggccagcctgggcaacatgacaccctatctccaaaagaaaataaaaacaagtagaaGTCTCTGGGTTGCTGTCTTCAGCTTACACGGTTGCTGTAGTTGTGGTTGTATGCTTGATCTGGTAAACTTACCTGGAATGCATACATGGTGGAACAGGAAGTCAAAGAAGTCGCTGggggtgtttgtgtgcatatgttggTGAAAGCAGGTTATTCTGGAACGAATTCTAATAGTCTTAAAttcaatttgaaaaaaatagtTGTTTTGGAGCAGCAGACAACTGCCATccttaaaaatctgtttttaatttttcctctgTGATCTTGAGCAAACTCAACTTTACAAAGTTAAGTCACCAGAAGGAATGTGTGCAATGCAGTGTTGAAATTGTGAACTCCCTTGAGCATACAGATGCCAGCATCTCTGTTTCCTTTAAACATTTTAAGTAGCCTGCTCTACTCCGGTGAAGCCACATAGTGTCTGAGCCATGGGATTCGaagttggtgttttccattagAGTTTATACAG from Apodemus sylvaticus chromosome X, mApoSyl1.1, whole genome shotgun sequence includes these protein-coding regions:
- the LOC127674377 gene encoding stabilizer of axonemal microtubules 1 codes for the protein MALVNRKCICDLCSCGRHHCPHLPTKIYEKTEKPCFFSEYTEKYPTYHSYTPRESFKPKVEYQKVAIPMEGLSTTKRDYGAYNIVPVKHHLPEKVTPIQDEMDFLTTYNQHYNYCPASRVNPIKPRDNRHQCNDKMECVPTYKADYLPWNQQKRSLIRPPQSYRPASCRFDHRTTHQDDYPIKNPVDTVSYKPPPGPKLCNLPLESMTSYRSSYVAHPVEKRCVHEGEKYRPCEIPFDGLTTHRDSYKGLMGEPAKSWKPAPNHPGLEIPFASNTEFREKFQAWPTPKIIPKEPIPYIPPEGKMDLLTTVQADYKYPNGGAPAQSCRPGPVIHMKKSDKFESTTTNREDYKHWANNRREPVKPAPQLKFPEEPMDYMTTNRAHYVPHAPVNTKSCKPTWSGPRVNIPLEGQTTYSTSFTPKEIQRCPASYSEPPGYIFDEVDAVGHRMYRPASHAASGESNHLGFGDA